The window AAGATACCAGTCCAAGTCTGCATATTAATGCTACGTCTCACGCAGATCCGATGATCaagaaaaactgttaaaaaatagAATTTTAACTATTCTTTACATGTTCATGGATTGCCCGTGGATCTAAACAGAATGATTCATCAATAAGGTTTCGTCCTCATACAGATGATAATTGTGCCCAGTACAGCATTTCACTGAAAATATTAAGATAATTCCAACACAAACATCCTATGCATATAGAGGCATATGGGATGCATATATTTCAAAAGTACACAGGTGAAGATACAAAGTCAAACTACAATTCAAAAAGTGGTGTCAAACAAAGTACTATCCATTACTACAACTCCGGAGAGTTATAGTAAATCACCACCCACGTGCACTCAGTGTTGCATGTGAAGGTGCATAGATAACAGATGGAGTCGGGCTGTGTCTCTCAGTAACGTGTATTCACCGGCTGTGCACATAACAGACTGAGGTGTGTCACACACCAAACGAGTACATAAAACATCCGTGCCCCCAGGGGGGGGTTGTTGGCTGCATAACATCACCCTACAACACTCAGTTCGTTTGTCACTCCCTCTTCAATAGGATACTTACCGAATTGCAACTTAACAATGCTCCTCTGAGAGGTTTGAACATCCTGTCGAGCAGGAGCGAAGGGGTCTGGATTAAAGAGGGCAAATTCAGTTACCAAAGCTGCAATAATCTGGAGTTTTCAAATGGGCTATCACTACAAATTAAAGGCTTTCCCTTTCCTTCATGATAACATACTCTGAGTATTTAATGCAGAAAACATCACACTGGTTTGCGTTACACTCTGCCTCCAAGAACATTTACGTTTGCTCAGGATGTTTCACACAGAAGATATTAATTTACCTCTTTTTGTCAGGTTTGGTAAAAGGGGAAAACTAAATAGgtaggaggtggacccaaacacAGTTAAACAGGAGGCAAGAtcaggggaaaaacaaaaagcgagctttattttaaagctgagcacaaaaaccaaaagcagacaaaacggggacgagaagcaaagtagcaaccaagaacaagacaaagtacaaacaaaaggacaaagtacaaaatcaaaaggggcgttcagaccgaacgccatagacgcgaatggagcggcaattctacattgaaaatcaatgtaaatgccgcgatgacacgcgattcaggcggcggcggcgcgaatggagcgtctggcgcggcgcgaatgaagcgaatagtccaaaatgatcaagcagCGTGAtagaagcgtctgaagcgattgtatttGCGTCTGTCACGTTCGGTCTGAATGCCccaaaaggcaaagttcaaatcaaaaaatgcaaaactcaagtccaaaaacacataccatggggaacaaggaacagacgggagcatggacgtagacagaggctgacaaatacaatgaccggacaaggagtgaagggaacacagagactaaatacacagacactgatgatcagatgaggaacaggtgagataacgaggggAAGGCAGGGAtgagaacactgacagacagagggagacagagggaagaacataggagacacttaaaggacacatgagggcatgaaaaatcaaaacaaaagacgaaacaagacatgatacaaagatatggaaatcaaatacaagaaaccacaagacaaaaccagacacaagaacacaacacaaagaacatGAATCCAGAGTCATGACACTTTTATCATTCAAGATGTTCAGTGCTAAATTGATAAATTCATTAGCTGATTTCTTCACTTACTTAGGGGTACGTATTGATCAGATCAAGTCACTTATTCCATATTCTATTTTGGGTTTTTGACATACCAAATATGTCGGACCAAATTCGGGCAGACTTTTATAAACACATGCAAACGTCGTCCAGTATATTTCCAATCAAGTTGTGTGTTTCGATCTATTACTCATCATCATAAATCTTGAGAGCTAGATCAAGTGGATATGCAATATAGATGACACTGTCAAACAGTGTCATTCAAGGTGCTTTTTAACAACCTTAAAGAAAGGGGAAACCTAAAAGGCATTACAAAGATTGTTTTTTGGCAGAGCTGGAAGCAATGTGCAGATGTTCATCTTTTGTGTACACAACTTATGTCTGTCAGCCCTGTTCATAGACAACTAGTGTAAAATGTTCTTGCACAGGAGGAACAACTTATTacgaaaaaaaacagacatgtgGCATTTACTTATCTGATTTATATAACGCTGTGAAGTCTATATTGTATGTTCTATACACTGTATACCTCGGCCACACATAATGACTGCTCCAGGTGGTCCAGGTGGTCCCACATTTCCTGCTCGTCCAGGAGGTCCTCTATTTCCCATGACACCTGAAAAGCAGGTAAAAAGGAAAACTGAAAATACCACAATAGAAAAATATGAACAAGAAGGTTGCATGGATGATGAAATCACTGAGGCTACTTCATAAATCTAATCCATTAATCTACGATGTTTAAGTTTGGCGTAAAGATGGCAGTCAGTTTTTTTGCCTGATGGTAGACAACacatcaaaatacattttacccAGCTTCTAAAACGCATTAAAGGGCTCACTAAGGTACATGGTAATGTATACATGTATGAGCCTATATGTGGCCCTTCATTAAAAGTTGAGctataacacaaataaaaaaggttCTTCTTTGGGCAGAACAATTTTGCTTGACATAGAATCCTTCATCAGCCCATCCTCatgaaaaaaaccccaccaTATACTGTTGCTCACCTGGGAAAACAGCTTATTGTGACTCATCATGATGTTTGTTGTGGCTGTGGTAATTATTTACGGACAGCAAAGTAGAAAGTCAGGTAAAGTTATATAATGAGCAACAAAGATGGCATAAGGAGATGGACAAGGTGGATAGTTTTACACAAGCACAGGACCTTCACCCAGGAGactgctgttcatgtccagtTTGAAACTAAAGTCTACAGTAAGTTATTTTGACATACTTGACATACTACTACATGTTAGTGTAGGGAACTTAAGTAATGTAAAGTTACTTACAtaactacggaagccctaaatggccatgcattcatatattttatttcctccgttttcctgtaataacaagttaatttcctcagttttcccgagataacgggataatcTTCTTGAGATCTCatgataacgaaactttgttttcccgagataaccaGTTAATTTTCTCCATTTTCCCGAGATAAtgggataattttctcgagatctcgcgATAACAAAACgttgttttcctgagataacacaccttcggacacaccgtaagagcttgtaccctttCTCagcacagtaaatcatttcatcacgttcagcaaaaatcatgcaggcaTATCTCAAACACGcacgattcacaggaacacagatgttctcggttcacagcgaggcgctttgaaaataaaagtcccccatttagtgtctaatataattaatcaaataataaCCTGgtttcaaagaatatcagttaacttgatgaaaacaagatgttcttatgaacaattatcacattaaaggtcatttacattcgttacactaactgacttattcacactcacacgcacacacacacacaccttattatcccattatctcgggaaaacaaatgaaattaactcgttatcacgagaaaacaaagtttcgttatctcgagaaAATGATCTCGTTATCttgggaaaacggaggaaattaaatcgttatcacgggaaaacggaagaaataaaatgtatgaatgcatggccgtttagggcttccgtacatAACTGACGTTCCTTTGTAAGTAAAGTTGCAAAAATGTATGTGTATAATCCAAACCACAAGGTTTTGCCAAACCAAACCAGGTAGCtttagtgcctaaacccaaACTGCAAGGATGTGACAAAGGTCTGGTTTGCCTGTCGCTGGTAAGCTTCAACCTTTATTTGGTTTTGGGAGTAACTGACAATCAACCTATTGAGAATGAGGATGtactgctttctttctttttcagataTGTTGTGTGCAAAGTAGTACATCTGATGTTAAGATGGTCTTTAGTCAGCTCAGCAGACACAAGTCTTCATAGGATGACATGTCAAGGGTGGCAGGCGATAAACCCTTCACTGCTTCTACACCATTGCACTTCTCTTTGTGGAAAAATGTGGCTGCTCATCACCCTGAAGACTCACCAGTGGAGGAAATGATTTCCCGACTGAAGTTTGATCTGTCCTCACAGGCTGAAAACCACTTGTGCTGTCTAGATTCCCTCTCATGACCAGGGATGAGCAAGTACACTATTATCTAAATCCAGCGAAATGATTTGTATCTGTAGCCATATTTGAGGAGGTGTAAAAAAGTGACACCAACCGTCTGCACCTGGCGCACCCCTAACACCCTTTGGTCCAGGAAAACCAGGTGCCCCTTCTGGCCCAGCTGGACCAGGATCCCCTTTGTCGCCTTTTGGACCAGGAGGACCTTGAAGCTGACTGTAGCCAATTGGAGCCATCAGGCAGATGAAGCAGAATTGGAGACACAACCTCATCTTCCCAATGCAGAACTGAAATCTACATGAAATAAAGTTGATAATGTTTCTATTTACAAGTTCAATATGAAATGGTTTTATCATATTTTACAACTTGATTAATACAAAGTGTGGGAAACAAAATCAAAGTTGTGAATGTCACAGGTTAGACAGTAGAAATAGTTGCCACAATCATTGCAAATTATATGTTTCCAGTAGTTTCCACCACTTAACGTTTTCTCTGCAGATACAGAGTAATGTTACTTACAATATGTCACTGACATTGATCTAGTAGAACCAGTTCTGATAAGCAGAAAGAAACATCTTTTTAACGGACACATGACACAGAAAATAGAACCAGCGCTTCCATCTGGCTGTAGTGACAATAGATTACTTCTGCATGCCTTTCTAGTCAAACAGATGAAATCAGTTTCTTTATTGTTTCTAGACCTTTTTGCTGGACCATGCCAGTTTAGCATCTGTGATATTTCCTTTTTCATAGAAGCCACAGTCGATGCATCAATGAATTTAGAGAGTAGAGTTTTTCTAAACacgttttttatttaatttatccAGGCCAAAGTGTGTAGAGTATCCTTTTATTCACCACTTGTACCACTAATACTGTCACAGTGATTTTCCAGAATTGCAGCTGATTATCACTACAACCCAAGAAAAGAGGGTTTTAGTGCCTCGTTCACCGGGACTACATACATGACGCATAACATTAACAACCTACATCCTCAAGATGTGTTTATGGATCTACAGTCCTGGGGAGAGAGGACAGTTGATTTCAGGCAACTGTGGACGATGTTTAGGTTTTCACAGTTCAGTTTCAGGATGCTTTGCTCTTCATGTGAGATCTTACATATTgagtaaatgaaatgaaaccatTTCAACGTTGTACACTTTATTGTGACATATGATCTCAGGGGATCTCTGCATCAGTAATAATGTCATGCTGATGATGCAATCCTTAATAGATGCTTACTTCTACCACAGTGATGGTTTTGCAAAAACATCCAACGACTGGTTCCTTGTAATCCCCACTGAAATAAGGATACTTTTAATGTCAATATTTTCAATTGACTTAATGTTAGCACAATGAGAAAACACatgattaaatttttttaagaatgaagacattttttatctGATGTCActatctgaataaaaaaaagacaaagaactaATATCATACCAGGAAAGGCAATGGATACTAGACCTTTCAATAAGTGACGCATGTTTACGCATTACAGAAGTGTCTCATATGTGTGTAAATAGCAAAAAGGCATTGGTTTAACTGATCCAAACAGcacatgtcacacatttttgCAAATACAAGCATTTTATTAGCTGAAGTGGACAAAAACTTTACATTGAAACACAACTTATGATAACTTTCTATAACTGACAAATGATGTAAGCATTCAGGGAGCATTCTTGTGTCAGTCGCCAGACGCCATGTTCTGACAGCATGGTGCAGCCTGTATCCCCAACGGATCTGTCTGGCTGCCCTGCTCCCCATTTGGTGAAGGTCAGAGGTTGGTTTTTCATATTGGTTTCAAAATTCCCCTCTGCTTTGTTATTGTTGACGTTGATCCAGGCCAACTTGTTAACATCCCCAAAGAACTGTATCATTATGTTGTTCTCCTCCTCGTTCTGGGGCAGAGCCAGCTCTAAACCTTGTTGGGAGCAGAAGTTGACGGCCCTGGAGAAAGAACCCCTCTCCTTGTAGGACACGAAATACTTCTGACCAACTCTTCGGACAAAGTCGTAGTTAATAGCTGAAAAAAgataacaattaaaaatgtgattttgtatGACAAAATGATCTTTACTCAAGGTCCACTGACtcggtttttttgggggggaacaAAGCACTACTCGATGACAAGGGGTCCCATATTGGAGGGGTCAGACCTGTTATCTGACATCGGATATCCACTCACTACAGTCAATATCACCCCTTGATACACACATGTACCGTTCACACCTAGGTGAGACACTGCTCTTTAGAGAATCAGCAGGTCTTTTACACGCTTTGGCATCAGACTAGGCTGAAGTATGTGTATTCATGGATTCCCATCTGTAACATAATACTACAGGGAATAAAAATAATGACCACGTTCTGTCTTCATccaaatgaaatgaatggaGTCCTGTATGGCAGCATTTCACTGAAACTATAATATTCATTGCTCCTTTCACGAACACACAATTTACACacatagaaaacacaacatgtagaACAAGGAATCTAACAAAGCGCTATCTTTTGAAGAGTTGTAATAAATGACCATAAACATGAACTCACATGTATAGATGCTTACCAAGCTCTAACTTTGCAGTGCTTTCCTTTAAAGTTTGAAGCTCCTGGCCAATCGCGTTATTGAGACCTGGATTAAACAGATTACATTTCTAAGGTTCCACATTAGAGTTACAAGTGTGTGTGACAATGTCAGACAGTGCAGAATGAGCAGACTTTCACAAGTTGTAACCTCAAGATTGGGTTGTAAGATTATCAAACTATAGGCTCATAGTTAAGTATAAATTACCCAAAAGAGAAAATTAAGCCATTAACTTCTCACTTACATTCCAATGGAAAATCAGGTAAAGATTTGTATTCCACAAATCATTTCTGGACCTCAACAGCAAATCATCaatgcagcattctcctaaacaactgaaatagatggggactttttttcaaatgtcacaAAGCAACCACCAAAACAAGCATTTACACACACCCACTTGAGACAGTATGCTCTAACGCTGTCACAGCTGgttgttgttttgtccttttcatATTTCAAAAGTCCCCATCAACTTCCCTTGTTAAAGAGAATGCAGCAataatgttttgctgtgaacCTTCAGAAATATTGTGTGGattacaaaacttcacctgacatTCCAATGGCATGCaggtgagaagataatgactaCATTATCATTTTTGGGTTTGGGCTAAAATGCTGTATATAAACGTTCCTTGGTGTCCACTCTTGCCTAAAAACCAGAGTTTTCCTGAGCAAGAAAATAAAGGTTTTTGTACTTCTGCCAGCAACTTCTTAACTGATGAAAACAATTCTGTAAAGAATCcatatatttttgtaatttaaaaaaataataataacctcGACTACACAAAACATGTGCAGTTGGTCCAGGCACTCCAGGTGGTCCACGCGGTCCAGGATATCCAGCTGGTCCAAGTCGTCCAGCCTCACCACGTCTCCCTGTATAGTAGATAAAGAGACATCAAGCATTACTTAAAGTGCATTGGCTCAATGAGCAGCTCAATGAAGATGAAATGCTCGGCGGAAAATAATATTTtcgaaaaataaaaaacagacacaacttTAAAATTCTTAAGTCTGTTGTGGGACAGAAAGGTTTGGCTTGACAGTGGCACCACAGGATATGTCAAGGAGTGTATCCTTTAGTGAGCATGAAatgatttagattttaaaaatggttcAACAAGTAAGACCAAAATACATTAGTCCAGTCctcaatgagaaaataaattcCTTACTAGGTTTACATGCCAATCCACACATCACAATCCTATAGGTGGCACTCAGGTAGGacatacaaaaatacattaGGCCAGTTCTCTAAGAACCTGTTCACATTTGGTAGCACCATCCGTCCTCagtgatctgatcacaagtgggTAGCTTTAAGTAGTAAGTACGCCTCTGCTCTACATCACTGGAAGAAATTGATACACAAAGAtcttcatgtagaacatttgccgaATCCAACAGCAGGCCGAAATAGTTAAACATTGTAGACGACATTTCAAAAAGTTAATAAACTTTCTCCCAACACAACAAGTCTCAAAATTGAGCGTCCTTATAAGGGAGTCTGCTGACTTCATCCTCAGTATGTGTAATTTATTAGTTACTGTTACATGCCCAGCAGGGGCAGAgggcttgttttctttttcctctcttctctgtctctccctatCCTAGTTTTCCTTCAGGCGCTTACAAGGTGATGAGCTGCACCTGAGAGGCCATGAAGCCACCGGCCCCTTTCATGTTAATTTTTTGGAGTGGCCAATCACCTGGCTGGAGGCCCAATAAAAGGGAGCCTGACTAAGGAGCTCCTTCTCGCTCTCATTTTGCATTTGGTCCTCACATTATATGAATTCGCTTGCAGACATGGTTTTGCTTTGGATTTTTAAAGGTATGTGATGGGAGAAGGTAGTTAGGTAAGTTAGGGTGCCCCATACATGTCATCACATAGTAAACTGTCTAAAAACACTAATTTAGTGGTGGATGGATGCCACTTGTGTATCGTTTTGACAGTTGTTTTGaacactctttttttcttttctttttttgtttggactAAGAATTTGTATAGGccttgtttcattttattggtTTCATTGCTTTGGCACTCTACCTCCCTCCTTTCCTGCCCACATTTTGTAAACCAAGTTTTGAGTTAAGTTCATCCTCGTTAAAGCTTTTTTCTTTAACCGTTAATTTTGTCTTGTTCGAATCCTtggtttgttgtgttgctgttccCTGTTCCCCCTTGACACTAGCAAAAGGACTGTATTTGTAAATCTAGACATGTTTCCTGACAGtatgtaatttatttaattcaatttggtgtaaaaagtgaaatcagttgaaacagtgaGTTCCAACAGCTGCTTGGAGGCAAAATGCACTTCGGACATAGAAGCAGACAGGGTAGAGGGAAAAGGGAGGTGCCAGAATTCAGACAAAAAATAAAGGGAGACAGGTCAGTATTCAGGAGTATTGGTGAAAAGATGATGAAATCAATGTTACCCACCTGGCATGCCTGGACGTCCAGGTGTGCCCGGAGACCCAATTATTCCAGCTCTCCCAGGTGGCCCAGGATCCCCTCTGTCACCTTTTGGACCAGGAGGACCTGGATGCTGACAGTAGCCAAGAGGTGCCATCAGCCAGAGGATGTATAATAGGAGACACACCCTCATCATCTAAATGTAGAAATGAGTGACAGAATGTAACCAGGTATATTCACTCGTGCTTTTATTTCTgtgcaattttgaggtacttgtacataatttgaatattttcatttcatgctACTTTATACTCTACTTTTACTCCTCTGCATTTTGATATATAGTGCTACTCGTTTGGCTAACTTTTTACTTACCAAAGTCATCTTTTCACAGAATATATTTACTTTTGTATAATTTTTGGTACTCTTtacaaaactacatgaaatgTATTTGAGAAGTTTTCTACATAGCTACAGGCTGCATCAGAAATATTGTTTTACCATCATTTACATTAATTAGGTCATAGTATCAGTAGTTTCCAGCTTGTACAATAGgcacaaatcaaacaaaccAATAAATCCAAACACACTTTCTATGCAATTGCATTGTTAATATCTACATCAAGCAAGGTATTAATGATGTTAATAAAGTCTAAAAAgtgtcagaaaacaaacaaactcacttATGAACTCGGAGTAACTGCTGGATGTGCTGCTTCTTTGCTGTTTCCAAACAGAAATGGCTGAGGAAACAGTTCAAAGTCAAATACATGAGAGACCAAGtacagaggaaatgaaaagcaggtGAAAACTCTGGATATGGgatatgaaacagaaaagagacaaaaagtcCCAAAGCCTTCCACTTTTTAACCAGTGAATGTCAAAGCAGTGCCACAATCTGCTGTTAATACTCACTGACCATATTAACTGGAGAACAGGCGGCTTTATTGCTCCTGGGGATCAACAACATTTCCTCAACAGCAAACAATTCTGCATTTTCTCACTCAATACACAGGCTTTCTCAGGCTGAAGTGCAGGGGGCTGCATTAACAAAGGGAATAGTAAAAAGCTAAATAGTAAATGACTGTCTTTAAGACAGTCCTCCTCAAGGAGGACtgtcctccttgaaccggcaccttatcgtggtggaggggtttgagcacctgaatgatccgaggagctatgttgtccggggcttaatgcccctggtagggtctcccaaggcaaacaggtcctaggtgacgggtcagactaagatcggttcactcgcccctgatgaaagtcatactaccaaggacgtgcacgtcgcccggatcggcgtcaccggggccccaccctggagccaggcccggggttggggctcgcagacgagcgcctggtggccgggtctctgcccacgggacccggccgggcgcagcccgaacgagcaacgtgggcccgccctcccgtgggctcaccactcgcgggagggttcagaaggggccggtgcagagggatatgggtggcggtcgtgggcgggggccccggcggcccgatccccggatggtgactctagccatggggacatggaatgtcacctcactgggggggaaagagcctgagctggtgcgggaggttgagcggtaccgactagaaatagtcggtctcacctccacgcacagcctgggctctggaacccaactccttgagagaggctggactctcttccactctggagttgcccgcggcgagaggcggcgagctggtgtaggcttgcttatagccccccagctcagccgccatgtgttggagttctccccggtgaacgagagggtcgtttccctgcgccttcgggtcggggatagggctctcaccgttgtctcggcttatgggccgaacagcggtgcagagtacccggccttcttggagtccctgggaggggtactggagagtgctccaaccggggactccgtcgttctcctgggggacttcaacgcccacgtgggcgatgacagtgttacctggaggggtgtgattgggaggaacggcctccccgatctgaacccgagtggtgttttgttactggacttctgtgctagtcacagtttgtccataactaacaccatgttcaagcataagggtgtccatatgtgcacgtggcaccaggacaccctaggccggagatcaatgatcgactttgtggtcgtgtcatctgacctccggccgtatgtcttggacactcgggtgaagagaggggctgagctgtcaactgatcaccacctggtggtgagttggatccgctggcgggggaggaagctggacagacctggcaggcccaaacgtatcgtgagggtctgctgggaacgtttggcagaaccctctgccagggagatctttaactcccacctccgggagagctttgaccagatcccgagggaggctggggacatagagtccgaatggaccatgttctccgcctccattgttgacgcggctgtccggagctgtgaccgtaaggtctccggtgcctgtcgcggcggcaatccccgaacccggtggtggaccccggaagtaagggttgccgtcaagctgaagaaggagtcctaccgggcctggctggcccgggggactcctgaggcagctgacgggtaccggcaggccaagcgtgcggcagcacgggcagtctcggaagcaaaaactcgggtctgggaagagttcggggaggccatggagaaggactaccggtcggcctcgaagaaattctggcaaaccatccggcgcctcaggagggggaaacagtcctccaccaacactgtttacagtggaggtggggagctgttgacctcgactggggacatcgtcgggcggtggaaggaatacttcgaggatctcctcaatcccactgacacgccttccattgaggaagcagaggctggggactcagaggttgacccatccatcacccaagccgaagtcactgagatagtccgtaagctcctcagtggcaaagcaccgggggtggatgagatccgccctgagtacctcaagtctctggatgttgtggggctgtcttggctgacacgtctctacagcatcgcgtggcagtcggggacagtgcctctggactggcagaccggggtggtggtccccctatttaaaaagggggaccggagggtgtgctccaactatcgggggatcacactcctcagcctccccggaaaagtctattccagggtactggagaggagaattcggccgatagttgaacctcggatccaggaggaacaatgcggttttcgtcctggccgtggaacactggaccagctctataccctccgcagggtgctcgagggttcatgggagtttgcccaaccagtccacatgtgttttgtggacttggagaaggcattcgaccgtgtcccttgtggcatactgtggggggtgctccgggagtacgggg is drawn from Sparus aurata chromosome 8, fSpaAur1.1, whole genome shotgun sequence and contains these coding sequences:
- the LOC115586575 gene encoding pulmonary surfactant-associated protein D-like codes for the protein MRLCLQFCFICLMAPIGYSQLQGPPGPKGDKGDPGPAGPEGAPGFPGPKGVRGAPGADGVMGNRGPPGRAGNVGPPGPPGAVIMCGRGLTDISCVSLCLRPCSRLFLVPHDPFAPARQDVQTSQRSIVKLQFAINYDFVRRVGQKYFVSYKERGSFSRAVDFCSQQGLELALPQNEEENNMLTQVFGEVHKMAWINVNNNKAEGKFETDMKNRPLTFTKWGAGQPDRSVGDTGCTMLSEHGIWRLTQECSLNAYIVCQN
- the LOC115586214 gene encoding pulmonary surfactant-associated protein D-like, producing MMRVCLLLYILWLMAPLGYCQHPGPPGPKGDRGDPGPPGRAGIIGSPGTPGRPGMPGRRGEAGRLGPAGYPGPRGPPGVPGPTAHVLCSRGLNNAIGQELQTLKESTAKLELAINYDFVRRVGQKYFVSYKERGSFSRAVNFCSQQGLELALPQNEEENNIMIQFFGDVNKLAWINVNNNKAEGNFETNMKNQPLTFTKWGAGQPDRSVGDTGCTMLSEHGVWRLTQECSLNAYIICQL